A stretch of the Haloarchaeobius salinus genome encodes the following:
- a CDS encoding CopG family ribbon-helix-helix protein, with protein sequence MTVVSVSMPEELLERIDQFADEHGYTGRSEVVREASRNLLGEFEDKKLEDRELIGVVTVLFDYESSKVEHRMMNLRHEYEDLVASNVHNHVGDHYCMELFILEGSLTDISTFVGKIRATKDILSVDYSVMPIDDVGTIA encoded by the coding sequence ATGACCGTCGTCAGCGTCTCCATGCCGGAGGAGTTGCTCGAACGCATCGACCAGTTCGCGGACGAACACGGCTACACGGGCCGGAGCGAGGTCGTCCGCGAGGCCTCGCGGAACCTGCTCGGCGAGTTCGAGGACAAGAAACTGGAGGACAGGGAGCTCATCGGGGTCGTCACCGTGCTGTTCGACTACGAGTCCTCGAAGGTCGAACACCGGATGATGAACCTCCGGCACGAGTACGAGGACCTCGTCGCCTCGAACGTCCACAACCACGTCGGCGACCACTACTGCATGGAGCTGTTCATCCTCGAGGGGAGCCTCACCGACATCTCGACGTTCGTCGGCAAGATCCGGGCCACGAAGGACATCCTCTCGGTCGACTACTCGGTGATGCCCATCGACGACGTGGGGACGATCGCGTGA
- a CDS encoding BtrH N-terminal domain-containing protein, translating into MLDGFDHAAGAHCGSTSLTDVATYRRWGLTEPMCFGIGAGLGFSFIESEEGPSKQFVGRTPWLETTFFEHLDVTVERESDQSFEAAWDDVTAHLDAGRPVLLFVDIFYLPYYDSDVHFSPHVVVAVDYDEASVTLADSEHDDLKRLSLENLRAAMGSEHGFFGELTNDWLVAMDDPSRSVADAARDGLRTTARAMLDPGSMTWKGDATNGLEGMRVFGRSLPDWPDLPDAEWCTRFAYQNVEKRGTGGSAFRGLFAPFIDEIQPELDAVDDEVVAEVHGIDDDWGTVAGHLKQAGLADDPAESQQAYDDASEAVLAVTDREEALYERLLDRL; encoded by the coding sequence ATGTTGGACGGATTCGACCACGCGGCGGGGGCACACTGCGGCTCCACGTCGCTGACGGACGTGGCGACGTACCGGCGGTGGGGGCTCACCGAGCCGATGTGCTTCGGTATCGGCGCGGGACTCGGCTTCAGCTTCATCGAGTCCGAGGAGGGACCGTCGAAGCAGTTCGTCGGGCGCACGCCGTGGCTGGAGACGACGTTCTTCGAGCACCTGGACGTCACCGTCGAACGGGAGTCGGACCAGTCCTTCGAAGCGGCGTGGGACGACGTGACCGCACACCTCGACGCCGGCCGGCCGGTCCTGCTGTTCGTCGACATCTTCTACCTCCCCTACTACGACTCCGACGTCCACTTCAGTCCGCACGTCGTCGTCGCCGTCGACTACGACGAGGCGTCGGTGACGCTCGCCGACAGCGAGCACGACGACCTCAAGCGGCTCTCGCTCGAGAACCTGCGTGCTGCGATGGGCTCCGAACACGGCTTCTTCGGCGAGCTGACGAACGACTGGCTGGTCGCGATGGACGACCCCTCGCGGTCGGTCGCGGACGCGGCCCGGGACGGTCTCCGGACGACAGCACGGGCGATGCTGGACCCCGGTTCGATGACCTGGAAGGGCGACGCGACGAACGGGCTCGAGGGGATGCGTGTGTTCGGCCGCTCGCTCCCCGACTGGCCCGACCTGCCGGACGCGGAGTGGTGCACCCGTTTCGCGTACCAGAACGTCGAGAAGCGCGGGACCGGCGGGAGCGCGTTCCGCGGTCTCTTCGCGCCCTTCATCGACGAGATCCAGCCCGAACTCGACGCGGTGGACGACGAGGTCGTCGCCGAGGTCCACGGTATCGACGACGACTGGGGAACCGTCGCCGGGCACCTGAAGCAGGCCGGCCTCGCGGACGACCCCGCGGAGAGCCAGCAGGCATACGACGACGCGAGCGAGGCGGTGCTCGCGGTCACGGACCGCGAGGAAGCACTGTACGAACGCCTGCTGGACAGGCTCTAG
- a CDS encoding DUF7544 domain-containing protein, producing the protein MSLHAVDELDDAIDVTRGLLFPFDLWLWLKLALLTLFIGGGAGFPSYAFNFAQPSGTVDAGGIVDDGQLLLVVGVLVALAVGFFIVLGIVGAVMEFVFVEALVSGEVRIRRHFGEYWRRGLRLFGFRLAMTLPMLLVVLGVIVAFLFPVLLGGGFELGLILLLAAIPLVLVLAFVVGIINGFTSVFVVPVMLADDCGVLDGWRTLWPSITEETAEYIGFAVINYVIRLVTGTAATVVLGVTALVLLVPAGLVVFGVLAALPAAPGLLGVAAFVVVGAVYLAVLFAVWAVVLVPVESYHRYHALLVLGDLLPNYDLVADRRPDDEGGSGGASPEDESGGLDDDAGDGFDDDDDFGDAEDGFDDDGFGDGSPGPA; encoded by the coding sequence ATGTCCCTCCACGCAGTAGACGAACTCGACGACGCGATCGACGTGACGAGGGGGTTGCTGTTCCCCTTCGACCTGTGGCTCTGGCTCAAGCTCGCGCTCCTCACGCTGTTCATCGGCGGCGGCGCGGGCTTCCCGTCCTATGCGTTCAACTTCGCCCAGCCGTCCGGCACCGTCGACGCCGGCGGCATCGTGGACGACGGCCAGCTGCTGCTCGTCGTCGGCGTGCTCGTCGCACTCGCCGTCGGGTTCTTCATCGTGCTCGGCATCGTCGGCGCGGTCATGGAGTTCGTCTTCGTCGAGGCGCTCGTCTCCGGCGAGGTACGGATCAGACGCCACTTCGGCGAGTACTGGCGGCGCGGGCTCCGCCTGTTCGGTTTCCGCCTCGCGATGACGCTGCCGATGCTGCTGGTCGTCCTCGGCGTGATCGTCGCGTTCCTCTTCCCCGTCCTGCTCGGCGGCGGGTTCGAGCTCGGCCTCATCCTGCTGCTGGCCGCCATCCCGCTCGTCCTCGTCCTCGCGTTCGTCGTCGGCATCATCAACGGGTTCACGAGCGTCTTCGTCGTGCCGGTGATGCTCGCGGACGACTGCGGCGTCCTCGACGGCTGGCGGACCCTCTGGCCCTCCATCACCGAGGAGACCGCCGAGTACATCGGCTTCGCCGTCATCAACTACGTCATCCGGCTCGTGACCGGGACCGCCGCCACGGTGGTGCTCGGCGTGACTGCGCTCGTCCTGCTCGTGCCGGCCGGACTGGTCGTGTTCGGTGTGCTGGCCGCACTCCCGGCTGCACCGGGCCTGCTCGGGGTCGCCGCGTTCGTCGTGGTCGGTGCCGTCTACCTCGCCGTGCTGTTCGCGGTCTGGGCGGTCGTCCTCGTGCCGGTCGAGTCCTACCACCGGTACCACGCGCTGCTCGTCCTCGGCGACCTCCTGCCGAACTACGACCTCGTCGCGGACCGGCGGCCGGACGACGAAGGCGGCTCCGGCGGCGCGAGTCCCGAGGACGAATCCGGCGGCCTCGACGACGACGCCGGGGATGGGTTCGACGACGATGATGACTTCGGCGACGCCGAGGATGGATTCGACGACGACGGCTTCGGCGACGGCTCGCCGGGGCCGGCGTAG
- a CDS encoding MBL fold metallo-hydrolase, with translation MADVRRIPVSGGSDGSAEGGNSAYLLPDRGVLIDPGPPSESAWDRLTDGIAAAGVALDDIEHVLVTHWHADHTGNAARLREVADATLAMHERDAPLVGDYAAERERRLERDAAKLDRWGVPPERVATLVEFDSPSPVPDTVPVRELADGETVAGVEVRHTPGHTAGHAAFLVDAVGFVGDAVLRTCTPNVGGGDTRQDDPLTAYRRTLSRLDDRVDEARPGHGESFPLAPRVAELRAHHRERSGRALAALGTVEPATPWALAEELFGEMDGYHVKFGAGEAFAHLEHLQSAGLVTRVDDDPLVYETAAHVTEATAHERGTAAWDSETQK, from the coding sequence ATGGCAGACGTACGACGGATACCGGTGTCCGGTGGATCGGACGGCAGCGCAGAGGGCGGCAACAGCGCGTACCTGCTCCCGGATAGGGGCGTCCTGATCGATCCAGGGCCACCGAGCGAGTCGGCGTGGGACCGACTCACCGACGGCATCGCGGCGGCCGGGGTCGCGCTCGACGACATCGAACACGTCCTGGTCACCCACTGGCACGCCGACCACACCGGAAACGCGGCGAGGCTCCGCGAGGTCGCCGACGCGACCCTCGCGATGCACGAGCGCGACGCGCCGCTCGTCGGAGACTACGCCGCCGAGCGCGAGCGTCGACTGGAGCGCGATGCGGCGAAGCTCGACCGCTGGGGGGTTCCCCCGGAACGGGTCGCGACGCTGGTCGAGTTCGACAGCCCGTCGCCGGTGCCCGACACGGTTCCGGTGCGCGAACTCGCCGATGGCGAGACGGTCGCGGGCGTGGAGGTGCGCCACACCCCGGGACACACCGCCGGCCACGCCGCCTTCCTCGTCGACGCCGTGGGCTTCGTCGGTGACGCCGTCCTGCGGACCTGCACCCCGAACGTCGGCGGCGGCGACACCCGACAGGACGACCCGCTGACGGCCTACCGGCGGACCCTCTCGCGACTCGACGACCGTGTCGACGAAGCGCGGCCGGGCCACGGCGAGTCGTTCCCGCTCGCGCCACGCGTCGCGGAACTGCGCGCACACCACCGCGAGCGGTCGGGTCGCGCGCTGGCCGCGCTCGGGACCGTCGAGCCGGCCACGCCGTGGGCGCTCGCCGAGGAGCTGTTCGGCGAGATGGACGGCTACCACGTGAAGTTCGGAGCCGGCGAGGCGTTCGCCCACCTCGAACACCTCCAAAGCGCCGGGCTGGTAACCCGGGTCGACGACGACCCGTTGGTGTACGAGACCGCCGCGCACGTGACCGAGGCGACCGCACACGAGAGGGGTACGGCGGCCTGGGATTCCGAAACGCAGAAGTGA
- a CDS encoding type 1 glutamine amidotransferase, with protein sequence MSPSGTTVLVVRNEVDPDAEYHEEALLAQFDEPVVVRYPDGDSPSLDGVDAVVLTGSTAGVYEADDHPWMDDEMALVDELVDREIPTLAVCFGHQLVNAALGGTVEHVGTTATLVAVEFADDPLFDGVDPVVPAVHGDAVTEAGDGLDVAVSAEHCEVFGTRHRDAPLWTVQFHPEFTAAHRDRLVADFDWDDGDHQFGNVDATCVYENFLTLAAERSD encoded by the coding sequence GTGAGCCCGTCCGGCACCACCGTCCTCGTCGTCCGGAACGAGGTCGACCCCGACGCCGAGTACCACGAGGAGGCGCTGCTCGCCCAGTTCGACGAGCCGGTCGTCGTCCGGTACCCCGACGGCGACAGCCCGTCGCTCGACGGCGTCGACGCGGTCGTCCTCACGGGGAGCACAGCCGGCGTGTACGAGGCCGACGACCACCCCTGGATGGACGACGAGATGGCGCTCGTCGACGAGCTCGTCGACCGCGAGATACCGACGCTGGCGGTCTGCTTCGGCCACCAGCTCGTCAACGCCGCCCTCGGCGGCACGGTCGAACACGTCGGGACGACGGCGACACTGGTCGCCGTCGAGTTCGCCGACGACCCGCTGTTCGACGGCGTCGACCCGGTCGTCCCCGCCGTCCACGGCGACGCCGTGACCGAGGCGGGCGACGGGCTCGACGTTGCCGTCTCCGCCGAGCACTGCGAGGTGTTCGGCACGAGGCACCGCGACGCGCCGCTGTGGACGGTACAGTTCCACCCCGAGTTCACCGCCGCGCACCGCGACCGCCTCGTGGCCGACTTCGACTGGGACGACGGCGACCACCAGTTCGGGAACGTCGACGCGACGTGTGTGTACGAAAACTTCCTCACGCTGGCGGCCGAGCGGTCGGACTGA
- a CDS encoding helicase HerA domain-containing protein gives MSETKEIVLGETVDGTAVEVPVVELLTGRGFVTGKSGSGKSNSASVIAEELLEAGFPLLIVDTDGEYYGLKEEYELLHAGADEECDIQIAPEHAERMANLALEENVPIILDVSGYLDEGQANELILETAKHLFAKEKKLKKPFLLVVEEVHEYIPEGGGMDETGKMLIKIGKRGRKHGLGIVGISQRPADVKKDFITQANWLVWHRLTWENDTNVVGRILGSEYEARVTDLDAGQAFMMSDWAEQEVETVQFRRKRTFDAGATPGLDDFERPELKSVSDSLVDDLEEISEEKSRRESRILELEAEVEKKEQRIETLEEELERAKDISNAAKQMADAMAGNTGIETPGEQSTLPTGDAATDDVSEADDEDQTNAEIEAERNELRRRVRELEGEVERLEKRNESLREEAESLRGGDVDADIVRDQRDRIAFLETAVEQLQRRRSGRSDEATAEAQLDATADVTELVETEPVVERVERAIREADCNERYTWEVVTVLGEKAPLTVSDLATFVDTGSDRIQSALTELRREGVVAREKSTGEYRLDESSIRSVVATAREREAVASLTGREESS, from the coding sequence ATGAGCGAGACGAAAGAGATCGTACTGGGAGAGACGGTTGACGGGACGGCCGTGGAGGTACCCGTCGTGGAACTGCTGACCGGCCGTGGCTTCGTGACGGGCAAGTCCGGGTCGGGGAAGTCGAACTCGGCGAGCGTCATCGCCGAGGAGCTGCTCGAGGCGGGCTTCCCGCTGCTCATCGTCGACACGGACGGCGAGTACTACGGGCTGAAGGAGGAGTACGAGCTGCTGCACGCGGGTGCGGACGAGGAGTGCGACATCCAGATCGCGCCCGAGCACGCCGAGCGGATGGCGAACCTCGCACTGGAGGAGAACGTCCCCATCATCCTCGACGTGTCGGGCTATCTCGACGAGGGGCAGGCGAACGAGCTCATCCTCGAGACCGCGAAGCACCTGTTCGCCAAGGAGAAGAAGCTGAAGAAGCCGTTCCTGCTCGTCGTCGAGGAGGTCCACGAGTACATCCCCGAGGGCGGTGGGATGGACGAGACGGGGAAGATGCTCATCAAGATCGGCAAGCGCGGGCGCAAGCACGGGCTGGGCATCGTCGGCATCAGCCAGCGCCCGGCCGACGTGAAGAAGGACTTCATCACGCAGGCGAACTGGCTGGTCTGGCACCGGCTCACCTGGGAGAACGACACGAACGTTGTCGGACGCATCCTGGGCAGCGAGTACGAGGCGCGCGTCACCGACCTCGACGCGGGACAGGCGTTCATGATGTCCGACTGGGCCGAACAGGAGGTCGAGACGGTGCAGTTCCGGCGCAAGCGCACGTTCGACGCCGGCGCGACGCCGGGACTCGACGACTTCGAGCGGCCCGAGCTGAAGTCGGTCAGCGACTCCCTGGTCGACGACCTGGAGGAGATCAGCGAGGAGAAGTCCCGGCGCGAGAGCCGCATCCTCGAGCTGGAGGCCGAGGTCGAGAAGAAGGAACAGCGCATCGAGACGCTGGAGGAGGAGCTCGAACGCGCGAAGGACATCTCGAACGCCGCCAAGCAGATGGCCGACGCGATGGCGGGCAACACCGGCATCGAGACGCCCGGCGAGCAGTCGACGCTCCCGACCGGCGATGCGGCGACCGACGACGTGTCCGAGGCGGACGACGAGGACCAGACCAACGCCGAGATCGAGGCCGAGCGCAACGAGCTCCGCCGACGGGTGCGCGAGCTGGAGGGCGAGGTCGAGCGCCTGGAGAAACGCAACGAGAGCCTGCGCGAGGAGGCGGAGTCGCTGCGCGGGGGCGACGTGGACGCCGACATCGTCCGGGACCAGCGCGACCGCATCGCGTTCCTCGAGACGGCCGTCGAACAGCTCCAGCGTCGGCGGTCCGGTCGGAGCGACGAGGCGACGGCCGAGGCACAGCTCGACGCGACCGCCGACGTGACCGAGCTCGTCGAGACCGAGCCCGTCGTCGAGCGTGTCGAGCGGGCCATCCGGGAGGCGGACTGCAACGAGCGCTACACCTGGGAGGTCGTCACGGTGCTCGGCGAGAAGGCTCCGCTGACGGTGAGCGACCTCGCGACGTTCGTCGACACCGGCAGCGACCGCATCCAGAGCGCGCTCACCGAGCTACGGCGCGAGGGCGTCGTCGCCCGCGAGAAGTCGACCGGGGAGTACCGGCTCGACGAGTCCTCGATCCGGTCGGTCGTCGCCACGGCCCGTGAACGCGAGGCCGTCGCGTCACTGACGGGCCGCGAGGAGTCGTCGTAG
- a CDS encoding pyridoxal phosphate-dependent aminotransferase encodes MAGPTERVQAVERSSIRVMFDLAERHDGDLVRLEVGEPDFDTPAHVIDAAAEAARAGQSHYTANAGLPECRRAIADTMRERYDVDHDPGEVCVTVGGMEALLLAVLATVGPGEELVVPGPTWPNYETQATLADGEFVEVPMAAEDGYALDADRVIDAMTEETAAVVLTTPSNPTGRVFDPAECRAVVEAAAEHDAYVVADEVYLGLTYDGDPTGIAAHTGHPDHVLTVGSCSKTYAMTGWRLGWLAGDSHIIDEIVKVHESTTACASTIAQHAAIAALTGPQDPVEEMYDAFESRRDLVVDRIDAIDGLTAPRPEGAFYAFLDPGVEDDLDLAKFLLREHGVVLAPGSGFGDTGEGHLRLSFANSEERLHEGFDRLEAGLRAYRNR; translated from the coding sequence ATGGCAGGCCCAACCGAGCGCGTGCAGGCGGTCGAGCGGTCGAGCATCAGGGTGATGTTCGACCTCGCAGAGCGACACGACGGCGACCTCGTCAGGCTGGAGGTCGGTGAACCAGACTTCGACACGCCGGCGCACGTCATCGACGCGGCCGCCGAGGCCGCACGCGCCGGGCAGTCCCACTACACCGCCAACGCCGGCCTCCCCGAGTGCCGGCGCGCTATCGCCGATACGATGCGCGAGCGCTACGACGTCGACCACGACCCCGGGGAGGTCTGTGTCACCGTCGGCGGCATGGAGGCGCTCCTCCTCGCCGTCCTCGCCACCGTCGGCCCGGGCGAGGAGCTCGTCGTCCCGGGCCCCACCTGGCCGAACTACGAGACACAGGCCACCCTCGCCGACGGCGAGTTCGTGGAGGTGCCGATGGCCGCAGAGGATGGCTACGCGCTCGACGCCGACCGGGTCATCGACGCGATGACCGAGGAGACCGCCGCGGTCGTCCTGACCACGCCGTCGAACCCGACCGGGCGCGTGTTCGATCCCGCCGAGTGCCGCGCCGTCGTCGAGGCCGCCGCCGAACACGACGCCTACGTCGTCGCCGACGAGGTGTACCTCGGGCTGACCTACGACGGCGACCCGACGGGCATCGCGGCCCACACCGGCCACCCGGACCACGTCCTCACCGTCGGCTCCTGCTCGAAGACCTACGCGATGACGGGCTGGCGGCTCGGCTGGCTCGCCGGCGATTCGCACATCATCGACGAGATAGTGAAGGTCCACGAGTCCACGACGGCCTGCGCCTCGACCATCGCCCAGCACGCCGCCATCGCCGCCCTCACCGGTCCGCAGGACCCCGTCGAGGAGATGTACGACGCGTTCGAGTCGCGTCGCGACCTCGTCGTCGACCGCATCGACGCCATCGACGGGCTCACCGCCCCCCGGCCCGAGGGCGCGTTCTACGCCTTCCTCGACCCCGGCGTCGAGGACGACCTCGACCTGGCGAAGTTCCTCCTGCGCGAGCACGGCGTCGTCCTCGCGCCCGGCAGCGGCTTCGGCGACACCGGCGAGGGACACCTGCGGCTCTCCTTCGCCAACTCCGAGGAACGCCTCCACGAGGGCTTCGACCGGCTGGAGGCCGGGCTGCGCGCGTACCGGAACCGGTAG
- a CDS encoding alpha-hydroxy-acid oxidizing protein, whose amino-acid sequence MTDDEDASTPYGRHRQTTVYTTGMLTGNVPDIPVDPDRLAERAREELDGRAYDYVAGGAGGESTMRANRRAFEDYRIVPRVMRDTGTRDLSTTVLGQELAVPVLLAPIGAQGIVHEDGDLASARAAAQWDIPYVCSTQASEPLEDVAEALGDTPKWFQLYASEDRDLTRSLVERAEDAGYDAIVVTLDTPHLGWRERDLDRGFLPFLDGDGIANYVSDPVFRDRLDQPPEENPRAAAQEFVQVFSDATLTWGDLAWIAELTDLPVVAKGVLHPDDAREAVAHGAAGVVVSNHGGRQVDNAVAALDQLPRIVDAVGDDAAVVFDSGIRRGADAVVALALGADAVSLGRPWVYGLGLAGEEGVASVCENFLADLDLTVALAGYDDVDAFDESALQRGRGDGS is encoded by the coding sequence ATGACCGACGACGAGGACGCCTCGACACCGTACGGACGGCACCGGCAGACGACCGTCTACACGACCGGGATGCTCACCGGGAACGTCCCCGACATCCCCGTCGACCCGGACCGACTCGCCGAGCGCGCCCGCGAGGAGCTCGACGGCCGAGCCTACGACTACGTCGCCGGCGGGGCCGGCGGCGAGTCCACGATGCGGGCGAACCGCCGGGCGTTCGAGGACTACCGGATCGTCCCCAGAGTGATGCGCGACACGGGCACCCGCGACCTCTCGACGACGGTGCTCGGACAGGAGCTCGCGGTGCCCGTCCTCCTCGCTCCCATCGGTGCACAGGGTATTGTCCACGAGGACGGCGACCTCGCGAGCGCCCGCGCGGCGGCGCAGTGGGATATCCCGTACGTCTGCTCGACGCAGGCGTCTGAGCCGCTGGAGGACGTCGCCGAGGCCCTGGGAGACACCCCGAAGTGGTTCCAGCTCTACGCCAGCGAGGACCGCGACCTCACCCGGAGCCTCGTCGAGCGTGCAGAGGACGCGGGCTACGACGCCATCGTCGTCACGCTCGATACGCCCCACCTCGGCTGGCGCGAGCGCGACCTCGACCGCGGGTTCCTCCCGTTCCTCGACGGCGACGGCATCGCGAACTACGTCTCCGACCCGGTGTTCCGGGACCGGCTCGACCAGCCACCGGAGGAGAACCCCCGCGCCGCAGCTCAGGAGTTCGTGCAGGTGTTCTCCGACGCGACGCTCACCTGGGGCGACCTCGCGTGGATCGCGGAGCTGACCGACCTCCCGGTCGTCGCGAAGGGCGTCCTCCACCCCGACGACGCACGGGAGGCCGTGGCCCACGGCGCAGCGGGCGTCGTCGTCTCGAACCACGGCGGTCGCCAGGTCGACAACGCCGTCGCCGCGCTCGACCAGCTCCCCCGCATCGTCGACGCCGTCGGTGACGACGCCGCGGTCGTCTTCGACTCGGGCATCCGCCGGGGAGCGGACGCCGTGGTCGCGCTCGCGCTCGGTGCCGACGCGGTCTCGCTCGGGCGGCCCTGGGTGTACGGCCTCGGCCTCGCGGGCGAGGAGGGCGTCGCCAGCGTCTGCGAGAACTTCCTCGCGGACCTCGACCTGACGGTCGCACTCGCGGGGTACGACGACGTGGACGCGTTCGACGAGTCGGCGCTCCAGCGCGGCCGCGGGGACGGCAGCTAA
- a CDS encoding 3-oxoacyl-ACP reductase family protein: MPAAVVTGSSRGLGRAIALRFASDGYDVAVNYHSSEDAANEVADRVREHGQDAVVVGADVSEPDAAERLVETAADAFGGVDHVVNNAGIDQHVYTESLSPADFDRIMDVNVNSAFNVTKAALSSLETSDDDPSVTNVSSILAHTGAPIECHYAASKGALISLTRSHAGDFAPDIRVNAIAPGHIETDMTADRSPEEKAEEMAGIPVGHFGQPEDIAEAAAYLRDATFVTGETLNVNGGERMG, from the coding sequence ATGCCAGCAGCAGTCGTCACCGGTTCGTCCCGTGGCCTCGGCCGTGCAATCGCGCTCCGCTTCGCCAGCGACGGCTACGACGTCGCGGTGAACTACCACTCCAGCGAGGACGCCGCCAACGAGGTGGCTGACCGCGTCCGGGAACACGGGCAGGACGCCGTCGTCGTCGGCGCGGACGTCTCGGAGCCAGATGCGGCCGAACGGCTCGTCGAGACCGCGGCCGACGCGTTCGGCGGCGTCGACCACGTCGTCAACAACGCCGGCATCGACCAGCACGTCTACACCGAATCGCTCTCGCCCGCCGACTTCGACCGCATCATGGACGTGAACGTCAACTCCGCGTTCAACGTCACGAAGGCCGCCCTGTCGTCTCTGGAGACGTCCGACGACGACCCCTCCGTGACGAACGTCTCCTCCATCCTCGCCCACACCGGCGCGCCCATCGAGTGCCACTACGCAGCGTCGAAGGGTGCGCTCATCTCGTTGACGCGGAGTCACGCCGGCGACTTCGCGCCCGACATCCGGGTCAACGCCATCGCGCCCGGCCACATCGAGACGGACATGACCGCCGACCGCTCCCCGGAGGAGAAGGCCGAGGAGATGGCCGGGATTCCCGTCGGCCACTTCGGGCAGCCCGAGGACATCGCGGAGGCGGCGGCGTACCTTCGTGATGCGACGTTCGTGACCGGGGAGACGCTGAACGTGAACGGTGGCGAACGGATGGGCTGA
- a CDS encoding N-acyl homoserine lactonase family protein, which produces MADISLTPVRRGRLVVDEGYLFEDVGLGTASTPDPTHERVACPVYNVVVEHPDATVLWDTGSHPDAADGHWPAAMYDAFTHEGCRPLDEDLDAAGYDLVDVDAVVQSHLHLDHAGGLGAFAGTDVPVYVHREEFEFACVSARTDAGDAAYLAGDLDHDLNWRLVTGERSAPFRDVELVHLPGHSPGLVGTVLYRESDTVILAGDVGFVDGNVDDRRPMDGSLLWSKRDWFDSLDRLADLRRRHDATVVTGHDPDAPALLESL; this is translated from the coding sequence ATGGCCGACATCTCGCTCACCCCGGTCCGGCGGGGCCGGCTCGTCGTCGACGAGGGCTACCTGTTCGAGGACGTTGGACTCGGGACGGCGTCGACGCCGGACCCGACCCACGAGCGCGTCGCGTGTCCCGTCTACAACGTCGTCGTCGAGCACCCGGACGCGACCGTCCTCTGGGACACGGGCTCGCACCCCGACGCCGCCGACGGTCACTGGCCGGCAGCGATGTACGACGCGTTCACCCACGAGGGCTGCCGGCCGCTCGACGAGGACCTCGACGCGGCGGGCTACGACCTCGTCGACGTCGACGCCGTCGTCCAGAGCCACCTCCACCTCGACCACGCCGGCGGCCTGGGAGCGTTCGCGGGCACCGACGTTCCGGTCTACGTCCACCGCGAGGAGTTCGAGTTCGCGTGCGTCAGCGCGAGGACCGATGCGGGCGACGCCGCGTATCTCGCCGGCGACCTCGACCACGACCTGAACTGGCGGCTCGTCACCGGCGAGCGCTCCGCGCCCTTCCGCGACGTCGAACTCGTCCACCTGCCGGGGCACTCCCCCGGACTCGTCGGGACGGTGCTCTACCGCGAGTCGGACACCGTGATCCTGGCGGGAGACGTGGGGTTCGTGGACGGGAACGTCGACGACCGACGCCCGATGGACGGCTCGCTGCTGTGGAGCAAGCGGGACTGGTTCGACAGCCTGGACCGGCTCGCCGACCTGCGCCGCCGGCACGACGCGACAGTGGTGACCGGCCACGACCCCGACGCACCCGCCCTGCTCGAATCACTCTGA